A single region of the Bdellovibrio sp. GT3 genome encodes:
- a CDS encoding MnmC family methyltransferase has product MKSWQDLGFEIEITKDLSPTLRLLQSLDPEKPYGESMHHSGGASIETTHLYGSVARDVLQKTDNPHFMVVGLGLGYIEMNIAREALLAGKTVGLITSYEAISELREFFFDWLHGKVENLLPEVASIYDQALKHVLKGTEIPENELKSFLRKHFQSASDIHGAMTAEMTFLSRYHGFFYDAYSSKTHPHLWEENFLNRLLLESAESQCSLSTYAVKGTLKRALKANGFAVIEREGFFTKRGSTLGVRS; this is encoded by the coding sequence ATGAAATCATGGCAGGATTTGGGCTTTGAGATCGAAATCACAAAGGATCTGAGCCCTACTTTGCGTTTACTGCAGTCCCTGGATCCCGAGAAGCCCTATGGGGAATCCATGCACCATTCTGGCGGCGCCAGTATCGAGACAACTCACTTGTATGGCAGTGTGGCTCGGGATGTCCTGCAAAAGACTGACAATCCTCATTTTATGGTGGTGGGTTTGGGGCTTGGCTATATTGAAATGAATATTGCGCGCGAAGCTCTGCTTGCCGGGAAGACGGTGGGTTTGATTACCAGTTACGAAGCTATTTCTGAATTGCGGGAATTCTTTTTTGATTGGCTTCATGGCAAAGTTGAAAACCTGCTTCCGGAAGTTGCGTCTATTTACGATCAAGCCTTGAAGCATGTTTTGAAGGGAACCGAGATTCCTGAGAATGAGTTAAAGTCTTTCTTGAGGAAACACTTCCAGTCGGCATCTGACATTCACGGTGCGATGACTGCAGAGATGACATTTCTTTCTCGTTATCATGGCTTTTTTTACGATGCCTACAGTTCAAAAACCCATCCCCACCTGTGGGAGGAGAATTTCCTGAACAGACTCCTTCTGGAATCAGCGGAGTCGCAGTGTTCACTATCAACTTATGCAGTTAAAGGAACACTTAAGCGGGCGCTCAAAGCGAACGGTTTCGCGGTCATCGAACGTGAAGGTTTCTTTACAAAACGTGGCTCGACCTTAGGTGTGAGATCTTGA
- a CDS encoding substrate-binding periplasmic protein, whose amino-acid sequence MKTLFLVPFLIGILSVAQGKEARLVTFPIPLMVEGEQEGLFVNLTREIAQRVPVKFKVDIVKSNRAKLEFFNGLAAGYFPGMDNSTPKDALKTVPFYVRTNYIFYRENKPFQNLKDLRGKKVGLTFRYHYPPQIQSDTKIDFTYADDDVTNMRRLSESIIDAFIVEEKSGLRALELSRAKGISYNKDNPVSSQDCYFAFRDNEEGRVLVKEFNSALLKMKEDGSLQKILKLSESSAVKKTN is encoded by the coding sequence ATGAAAACTCTTTTTCTGGTTCCATTCTTAATTGGTATTTTATCTGTCGCTCAAGGCAAAGAAGCCCGCTTGGTGACCTTTCCAATTCCTTTGATGGTGGAGGGTGAGCAGGAAGGGTTGTTTGTTAATTTGACCAGGGAGATTGCACAAAGAGTCCCGGTGAAATTCAAAGTGGATATCGTCAAGTCCAACCGGGCAAAGCTGGAGTTTTTCAACGGACTTGCAGCAGGTTATTTTCCAGGGATGGACAACTCCACTCCCAAAGATGCGCTTAAGACTGTGCCCTTTTATGTGCGCACAAATTATATTTTCTATCGCGAGAATAAACCATTTCAAAATCTGAAAGACCTGCGCGGCAAGAAAGTGGGACTGACATTTCGCTACCACTATCCCCCGCAAATTCAAAGTGACACAAAAATCGACTTCACCTACGCCGATGACGATGTGACGAATATGCGTCGCCTGAGTGAATCCATCATAGATGCTTTTATCGTTGAGGAAAAATCGGGATTAAGAGCGTTGGAATTGAGTCGCGCCAAGGGAATCAGCTACAATAAGGACAACCCTGTTTCCAGTCAGGATTGCTATTTTGCATTTCGTGATAATGAAGAGGGGCGTGTGCTGGTTAAGGAATTCAATTCTGCTTTGCTCAAGATGAAGGAAGATGGAAGTCTGCAGAAGATTCTGAAGCTTTCAGAATCCTCTGCCGTTAAAAAGACCAATTAG